The window GCGACCATATCCCCGGATGTGGAGTTGTTTTGAGTCCGGGGTATTCCGTCTTGGCTCATGCAGCGCTGCGCAAATCCCACCAGTCGGACACCGGACCCTGTACTCATCCGCCGGGCTCTGCAACCACACTTCCTATCCAGCTATTCAGTCCCCGTATTCCGAGGTTGATAGATTAATAGTACCCTGTGACAAGGACGCCGCTCCGTAGACGCGCTGGACCCGGCGCTGTATATTCCACGAATGAGCTGGACGTATATAACTCAAATTTTTGTAGATAAATATTTGCAATGAGCGTTGACATAGAACCAACTGCTTTTAAATCATAACCATCATGAATATTTACCGCGTTGTAAATCTTGCGCTGCTTTTCGCCGCATTAGCAGATGCATACGCTAACCCGGGATCTTGTTCGGGAGAGTGCGTCGTCAGCGACCCAACTTTGATCCAGCGATCTTCCGATAATGTCTACTTCCGCTTTTCTACTGGAAACGAAATCTCCTACGCCAGTTCGTCATCGATTGAGGGTCCGTGGACGGTAATTGGGTCTATGCTGCCTGAGGGGTCGTCAATTGATTTGGCTGGAAATACCGATCTCTGGGTATTTACTCTCTTCTATTTCTGATGCGTTATATTGCCGATGCTATTATGAGCAATCAGAGTAACATTCATGGACATAACATAGGCACCAGACGCTCATATCGTCGACGGCCTCTACTACGTTTACTACTCCGTCTCTACATTCGGCTCACAGGGCTCGGCAATCGGATTGGCCACATCGGAAACCATGGAGGCAGATTCTTGGACAGACCACGGATCCACCGGTGTCGCATCCACATCTGCAGTGACATACAATGCCATTGATCCCAATTTAATTGATGCTGGCGGCACGTATTACCTGAACTTTGGTTCTTTTTGGGACGACATCTACCAAGTGCCGATGAACTCAGACGCTACAGAGAGTTCGTCCTCGTCATACAACATTGCTTACGATCCCACCGGGGATCATGCTGTCGAGGGATCTTATATGTATCAGTATGGAGATTACTACTATCTTTTCTATTCAGCGGGTATTTGCTGTGGTTATGACACTTCTAtgcctgctgctgggcaggAATATAAGATCAAAGTGTGTCGGTCGACCTCTGTCAGCGGTGGTTTTGTAAGTTGCTCTGTGGGTATTTTTTACGGATACTGATTGCCCCCCaggtcgacgaagatggcacTGCTTGCACGGATGGAGGTGGTACTATTGTGCTGGAAAGTCATGACGATGTCTATGGTCCTGGTGGACAGTAAGTACTATTGCTCACTTTAGAAAACTTTCGCTCTAACCGTGTAATGCAGAGGCGTCTACACGGACCCCAGCCTGGGTCCGGTTCTTTACTACCACTATATCAACACGAATATCGGGTATGCTGACGATGAGAAGCAGTTTGGGTGGAACCAGATTGATTTTTCCACTGGATGGCCTGTCGTGTAGTTGGTATTCGGAACGGGACTTCTTAAAGGCTATTTGCTTGATTCGTCAATACTATACTCTGCAATCCAAGCTCTATTCTTTCCATGCAAGTAAACCAAGGCATCTTTAGGTTGAGAATGTGAAATAACCGTCCGTTCCGGTTTATTTGTTCGCAGCCCTGAGTGTGCTCGCCTCATGCTCTCCCGCTACTACCGACAGTATCCATCCACCTCCCCATCTCCTTAGCCAGGAGCTGAATCCCTTCCTCCATGAGCTCCGTAAGAGGACGATGAACATTTGCCCTCAGATGGGCATGCCATGGATCCAGTACAACTTTGTTCACGTTGACCTTGGTGACTCCGGCCCGGATACAGGCCTGTGTCAATTCGAGAGAAAAGTCATTGGTGCCATGCAGAACCAATCGTACCCGGCCGTTCATGGCTTCGAAGATTTGCTTTAGTCTGTCCATGTCGAGATTTGGTCCCTTCGGCCCGTAATCGCCATGAATGTTACCAACGCTTGGAGCCAGAAAATCCACTCCCGCAGCAATGAACTCTTCAACGTCTTCTGGGTTGGTCAGGATCGCTACAACGCTGTCAGTCGGATAGAATCTGAAACGAACCCGTTATTTCTTACCAGCCAGATCCCCCGTACCCATTatgccatcttcaccacCTTCTATCCTTCCCGTCTCTGCTTCTACCGAGATCCCGTGCTCGTGGCAGTACTCGCGCAGGATACGAGTCCTTTCCAGGTTCTCCTCTTTTTCATAGTGACTCATGTCCACCATGATCGAGTCAAAGGGGAGTTTCTCTGCCACTTCTTTGATGTGCTCATATCCTTGTGCATGGTCTAGATGGACAGCGATTGGAACTGAGGCGTTTcgcgcggcagcggcggcggcgaaaACTAGCGAGGGCGTTTGTTTGAGCGATGATGGGAACAGTTGAATAATCAAAGGCGATCGGCAATGTTCCGCCGCCTGTACGAATGCTGTGATGTGTTCCACATTATATCTGTGCCATGTCAGTCTTAATCTTCCGGCGTTGCGATGAGGTTGACTTACACGATAGCTGCTAGGACTCCATAGCCTCCCTTTTCCGCCGCGGAGAGAATTTGCAGTGTCCGGTTGTTCTCACGCCAACTCATTGTGTCTGAATTGATGACATTCGTCAAAGTTCGCGATACTTTATACCGTCTCGCAGCCCACCTTTACACTCGTGCCGAGTTCGAGCGCACGGCCCCGACCTGGAGCGACCAAGTGGGTCGATCgatccccatcttctccgccccTTTTCCAGATCTCGGCTGCAGGCTGTGAGACTGAAACTCCATGTGCACCGTCCCGAAGCCCATTGGCAAGACATGACAAAGACACAAGGCTCGATTCGACCGAAACGCAAATCCCGGGGTCGCGGACTTCGGGCAACAACTGGTTGGTTGGTGGCATTCCCCCCCCGCAATTCGTTAATCATGAACGCGAGCAAAGATGTCACTGACCACGGACATAGTCTCATTTGCAAACGCCGCCACGTCAAGTGTGACGAAGTATGTTTATAATGACTCTCTCTTTCATCGTGAGCCTAGCCCTAACCCACTCTCCCAGGCGCGGCCACAATGCGGGCCCTGTAGTAAAGGCAGTCGGCCCTGTGTCTATACGCCAAGCGAGTCCCCGCGTGGCCCCGGTAGTGATTCCCCGTGGTCTCCAGAGGCGTCCAACGATGTGAGGCGGTCTCCCGTGCATGCGCCACTGCAGGTACTGGTGGACGCTTGCGATCAGGAGCAGCCACTACGCGAGGAGAGCACCCGGAGGGATTCCGGGTCGGTGGCCCCTCAACCTGCGCCCGCAGGCGAGACGCACATGCCAGCACCCACAACCCTTGCGTCTGCCGAGACACCACATCCATTCGTCCCGTCGCCGGGGACTGACAGCTCGGTCGCATCGAGGGTCGCGCCCCTCAGTTGGTTCGAGCTATTGGCAACTGATGCCGCCAACGCGGACAATGGGTTTTTGCTATCGCCGCCTCAGTGGTTCCCCGGCACCCCGGGGGATGTCACGGTGCGTGATCCTTACCGGTTGAATCTACAGCCCCGGAGTTGGCGAGAACGCGAGAGCTTCCAGGCCGCCGCTTTCCCCAGAGGTTTCGCCTTCGAGTCGCATCTAGTGTCGCGAAACACTGAGGGGCAATGTACGGTGTCTGACGAAAAAACATTATGGAGCACATCGCATCCGATCGTGCTATCCGACCGTGAGCATCGCATTTTCCGTCATTTTGTACGCATCTCTAGCCAATGGCTGGATTTCTACGATCCCGAGAAGCACTTCTCGGGCTTGGTTCCACGTCTGGCCCTTCGGAATCTTGGCCTAATGAAAGCGTTGCTGGCGCTCTCTGCACGGCATCTCTCTCTAGGATCTGGTATGCTCGACCCCCCTATTGGAGGCACCGATACCGACACCGACAATGGATCCGATCACGACACCATTGACCGCAATATGGCAGTGGAGTACTACTATGAGACACTGCATTATCTGAACAAAGCGATGCAGTACCCCTCTTATACCCACAGCCCAGAACTGATTGCAACGGCTCTGCTCATTAGTACGTACGAGATGATCGATGGTTCCAATCAAGATTGGGAGAGGCATCTCAAAGGCGTGTTCTGGATTCAACGATTTCAGGATAATGACGGCGAGTCTGGTGGTCTCCGGCAGGCCGTGTGGTGGGCATGGCTCCGACAAGATACCTGGGTTGCCATGCGCGAGCGACGTCGAGTGTTCAGTTTCTGGCACCCCAAAAAGCCTGCATCAGCCCTGACGGGCCCGGAGTTGGCCACGCGGGCCACGTATCTGCTGGCACAGTGCGTGAACTATGcgtccaaggaggagatAGAAAAGTCAAACATGGCACAGCGTCTGGAACGGGGAAGCGAGCTGCTCTATATGCTACAGGAATGGCATGACGCTCTGCCTCAAGACTTCAACCCCTTGCCTATTCTCTCCCACACCGAGCTCTTCCCGCCTATCTGGGTTCATCCACCATCCTATGCTGCTGGACTGCAGATTCACAGTCTTGCTCGAGTCCTAGTCATTCTTCACCGACCGTCCTCGGGCGGTTATCAAGATTATCGCGCAGCGCAAAAACTTCTTGCTCTATCCATGAACACGATTTGTGGCATTGCGCGGGCAGTCGACAAAGCAGAAAATGCAGCGAGTCTGGTTTCTTTGCACTGTCTTTTTGGAGGTAGGCTGAGTGGTTTGGGCTAGGGAGCAAATAAACATAGCTAACTCTGCTTTCAGCTGGAATGTGCGTTTACGATCCCCAAGAACGATTGGTggttctggatctcctcgacTCGTGCCAAAACCGAGTGCGCTGGCCCTTGACCTCGCTGCGCAGGGAATTGGAACTGGAATATCAGAAAGATGATCTCTCAGAGTTTGCTGGATGAAATCAGCGAATAATAATGGTTTTCATCTTTCTCCTGTTCACAACCTTGATCAGTCCTCTCGACAGTGGCAAGCATGGTCGTGGAACGACTCTTGTCCTTGATTATTGGCAGCATATCATTCTTAGAGTTCACAAATGGTGTCGCAAGCACCTACTGGTGGGGAGCAACCTCGATGAACGGTGTGTTTCTCCCATTGGAAGTCTCTCATCACACATCAATCATCAGATCTGTGGCCTACACAGTCCTGCAACTCTGACCTTTGAGATATTTGTCTCATCTCTAGTACAAGGTTATTTGTTCCAAAATTGCATTGCATCAATCCAAAATGATTATTTTGGACGTCTTCTCAAGGAATATTCATGGCGGAGACGTGTCAAATCTTCTCCTCTTGTGTACATTGAAGATCCGTACAGGCAGGAATTTCAGTGAATAAAACAGGACTCTGGCAAATCCTGGTACAGAGTCCCGATAAACAATGTTTTGTCTCTCATGTGCTCCCAAATTAGAAAGGGGCCCCTCTATcggttcttctttctttccaacACGTCAACTGACAAGGTTCTGAAAAGAAAGCTGAGCTGGGTATATATTTTTCATCTGTTTTTTGTGATAAATTATGAGAGAGTTGCGTACGGTTTTCTCATTAAAAGAGACGCAGATACAATAGGACATTAGTAATGATCGTAATCATCTCCCAAAGACAAAAAGGGCACTATTCTGCTTGGAAAGTATCACGCTCTCTGCGAAACCGAATGTGCAGAGCAAGAAACACAGCAACTCCCAATGCCAGCATCACAGATATGACAGAGAAGCCCATGATATACTTGGGGCTATCTGAGTCGGGGAACAAGTACTAAACTGTAGATTAGTAGGCGTGACAAGGCATTAATAGACACAAACATACCGAGCCATAGATCTGCGCCAAATTTCCGAGCGCATTGACCAAAGCTAGGCTAACACCTCTCGCCTGCGGATGCATTCCAGCAAAGGCAGATGATGCATA of the Penicillium psychrofluorescens genome assembly, chromosome: 1 genome contains:
- a CDS encoding uncharacterized protein (ID:PFLUO_002156-T1.cds;~source:funannotate) — its product is MNIYRVVNLALLFAALADAYANPGSCSGECVVSDPTLIQRSSDNVYFRFSTGNEISYASSSSIEGPWTVIGSMLPEGSSIDLAGNTDLWAPDAHIVDGLYYVYYSVSTFGSQGSAIGLATSETMEADSWTDHGSTGVASTSAVTYNAIDPNLIDAGGTYYLNFGSFWDDIYQVPMNSDATESSSSSYNIAYDPTGDHAVEGSYMYQYGDYYYLFYSAGICCGYDTSMPAAGQEYKIKVCRSTSVSGGFVDEDGTACTDGGGTIVLESHDDVYGPGGQGVYTDPSLGPVLYYHYINTNIGYADDEKQFGWNQIDFSTGWPVV
- a CDS encoding uncharacterized protein (ID:PFLUO_002157-T1.cds;~source:funannotate) codes for the protein MSWRENNRTLQILSAAEKGGYGVLAAIVYNVEHITAFVQAAEHCRSPLIIQLFPSSLKQTPSLVFAAAAAARNASVPIAVHLDHAQGYEHIKEVAEKLPFDSIMVDMSHYEKEENLERTRILREYCHEHGISVEAETGRIEGGEDGIMGTGDLAAILTNPEDVEEFIAAGVDFLAPSVGNIHGDYGPKGPNLDMDRLKQIFEAMNGRVRLVLHGTNDFSLELTQACIRAGVTKVNVNKVVLDPWHAHLRANVHRPLTELMEEGIQLLAKEMGRWMDTVGSSGRA
- a CDS encoding uncharacterized protein (ID:PFLUO_002158-T1.cds;~source:funannotate) yields the protein MNASKDVTDHGHSLICKRRHVKCDEARPQCGPCSKGSRPCVYTPSESPRGPGSDSPWSPEASNDVRRSPVHAPLQVLVDACDQEQPLREESTRRDSGSVAPQPAPAGETHMPAPTTLASAETPHPFVPSPGTDSSVASRVAPLSWFELLATDAANADNGFLLSPPQWFPGTPGDVTVRDPYRLNLQPRSWRERESFQAAAFPRGFAFESHLVSRNTEGQCTVSDEKTLWSTSHPIVLSDREHRIFRHFVRISSQWLDFYDPEKHFSGLVPRLALRNLGLMKALLALSARHLSLGSGMLDPPIGGTDTDTDNGSDHDTIDRNMAVEYYYETLHYLNKAMQYPSYTHSPELIATALLISTYEMIDGSNQDWERHLKGVFWIQRFQDNDGESGGLRQAVWWAWLRQDTWVAMRERRRVFSFWHPKKPASALTGPELATRATYLLAQCVNYASKEEIEKSNMAQRLERGSELLYMLQEWHDALPQDFNPLPILSHTELFPPIWVHPPSYAAGLQIHSLARVLVILHRPSSGGYQDYRAAQKLLALSMNTICGIARAVDKAENAASLVSLHCLFGAGMCVYDPQERLVVLDLLDSCQNRVRWPLTSLRRELELEYQKDDLSEFAG